From Calditerrivibrio sp.:
ATCGAAATTAAAAGAAAGATGACGTTCCAATCCACCCCAATCTCCTCAACATGAAAAGCCTCTTTTTGATCTACAACTTGTAAAAGTATCATCAATGAAGCGCCACAAATGGAAACCACGGTCTTGTTAATTTTTTCAAATATAATTAAAACATAAGAGATAAAAAATATCGATATAGCAAGAATAAATTTACTATTTATCACAACTTCCATAATTATCTCCATTAAGTTTTCCCAAGATCTTTTTAACGATAATGTTGTAAAGGTCCCGGATCAAAATGATCCCCACCACCTGTTCACCATCTAAAACAGGTAGTCTTTGAATATTATACTTTATCAATTTTTCAGCACATTTCATCAACGGATCATCCTTCTTGACTGTAACCAAATTTTTATTCATTATATCCCTTACTTTTCTACTACACATCTTTTCAGCCATGCTGAGCATCATCCCTTCCCACGTGAAATCACCCAACGTAGGATTAATATAAAAAGGGATCACTGCCTTTAGCACATCCTCCATAGACAGTGTGCCTACAAGTCTTGATCCATCCATAACCAACATACCTTTTACACCAACCGTTCCATCAGTTTTTTTGAGATTACTCATGAATTCCACTGCTTCTTTCAAAGTCCATTCCGGCTGTAAGGCATTGCCATCAAAGGGCTCCATGATATCTTTGGCCAACATAATAATCCTTCCTCATGTTAGTGTAGACAGATTTTAACTTATTTGTTGAAAATTGTCAAAATAAATTAAATTTTTTACTATATTTTAAACTTTCTTTTTATCCATCTTTGTAATCTTTTCACAATTACCCTGGCCCGGGCAATTGATCACTTCACATGGATCGATATGAATTACCACATCTATATCCCCCATCTTATCCTTTAGATCCTTTTCAATAAAATCTGCAATACTATGGGCTTCAGATAGAGTCATATTTTTACACAGTGTGATATGCATATCCAAGAATTTAGTCTTACCAGAGCTTCTGGTCCTTATTCTGTGATAATCGATGAGATTTTCGTTATAAACTGATAGTATATCCCCTATCTTCTTTTGATCAGCATCCGAAACCTCACTATCCAGAAGTTCCTTCGATACATCCTTAGCTAACTTACCTGCGGTATATAAAATATAAAGGGATATTAAAGCAGACATAATATAGTCTATTTCATATCGAGATGTGTATTTGGTAAGTAGTAGGGAGATGAGTACACTGGAGTTGGTAAAAAGATCTATCTCATAATGCAGGGAATCGGTTAATATGATTGAAGAGTTAAACTTTTTAGCATAATACCTAAGTATTAATGTCAATAGCAATGTCATAACCACAGAGAAAAGCATTACAAAAATACCTGCCTGAAGATCTTTAACAGGTTGTTTTGACACGATATTAAAAATCGATTTGAGCAGTAGATATACACCTGTTGCCAATATGATAAGGGATTGAACAAAAGCAGCAAGGGCCTCAAACTTGCCATGTCCATAGGGATGGGTCTTATCTGGAGGAGCTTCCGATGCCCTTAGAGCAAAATAGTTTACTGCGGAAGATACTATGTCTAACACAGAATCCAATGCAGAAGCAAGCACTGCCAATGACCCTGAATAGAGTGCCACAATAAGCTTTACAACAGCCAACGTTGCAGCAAAAGATATGGATATGAGGGGTAACTTAGTCTTTTGAATCATTTTCAGGTAGAGTTGCAAAATTAAACCAATTATCAAAAAGACCTATAAAAGCAATGGCTAATATAACATAGGGATGCAGTAAAATAAGTAATAGCAGTATAATCCTGAGCCATAACAACCTTTTTTTCATAAGGATATATGTGATTAAATTGCTTCCCTGTATGAAGTAAAGATATGTGAAAATGATAAACGTATTGTAGGAAATTACCTTTACCTCTAACCTATCACTCAAAAATGTAAAACCTCCAAGTATCAATAACCATACCATGTGAAAGGGAACTTTGAAAAGCTGAGGCACAACCATCATCTTTATAGTGGCTATTTTTTGAGCTATCAATGTCATGAATGAGATATATACATAGCTGACAGATGGTATTAGATACAAAACTGTGATCGCTAACATATCCTTATTGTTTTTAAGATAACCCATTCTACCACTTAGATCCTCACCTCCAGATTTCTCCATAGTAGAAATCACGGTATCTATATTTCTTCTAACATATTCCAAAAAAGCCCCTTTGGTATCATCAAAGAATAAAAGTATCAAAAGGGTTAAAAGAAAAGCTGGCAACGGTCCAAAGATAACTGGTTCAAGTTTATTTAATCTATTTTTTAGATGCAAAAAAACAGCAAAAGCAGGTATACCTGCCATAAAGAGGAAATTCAAAGCACCTTTATAACTATAAATAGCTAAAAAGCATAGGCAAATTAAAAAAAGGACAATTTTTCTCTTATCATCTAAAAAGCCTGATTTATCTATAAGATAAAGTGTTAGAAAAGTAGTGATAAAAAGATTCGATAAAAAAGCAACTTGGGGAAGAAAGAAGTTTAATGCATACAGTAAAAAAGAAAAAATTAGTAAAAATACACTTCTCATAAAAA
This genomic window contains:
- a CDS encoding cation diffusion facilitator family transporter — encoded protein: MIQKTKLPLISISFAATLAVVKLIVALYSGSLAVLASALDSVLDIVSSAVNYFALRASEAPPDKTHPYGHGKFEALAAFVQSLIILATGVYLLLKSIFNIVSKQPVKDLQAGIFVMLFSVVMTLLLTLILRYYAKKFNSSIILTDSLHYEIDLFTNSSVLISLLLTKYTSRYEIDYIMSALISLYILYTAGKLAKDVSKELLDSEVSDADQKKIGDILSVYNENLIDYHRIRTRSSGKTKFLDMHITLCKNMTLSEAHSIADFIEKDLKDKMGDIDVVIHIDPCEVINCPGQGNCEKITKMDKKKV
- a CDS encoding CBS domain-containing protein; its protein translation is MLAKDIMEPFDGNALQPEWTLKEAVEFMSNLKKTDGTVGVKGMLVMDGSRLVGTLSMEDVLKAVIPFYINPTLGDFTWEGMMLSMAEKMCSRKVRDIMNKNLVTVKKDDPLMKCAEKLIKYNIQRLPVLDGEQVVGIILIRDLYNIIVKKILGKLNGDNYGSCDK
- a CDS encoding YybS family protein: MYALNFFLPQVAFLSNLFITTFLTLYLIDKSGFLDDKRKIVLFLICLCFLAIYSYKGALNFLFMAGIPAFAVFLHLKNRLNKLEPVIFGPLPAFLLTLLILLFFDDTKGAFLEYVRRNIDTVISTMEKSGGEDLSGRMGYLKNNKDMLAITVLYLIPSVSYVYISFMTLIAQKIATIKMMVVPQLFKVPFHMVWLLILGGFTFLSDRLEVKVISYNTFIIFTYLYFIQGSNLITYILMKKRLLWLRIILLLLILLHPYVILAIAFIGLFDNWFNFATLPENDSKD